A stretch of the Chelonoidis abingdonii isolate Lonesome George chromosome 11, CheloAbing_2.0, whole genome shotgun sequence genome encodes the following:
- the LOC116834316 gene encoding junctional adhesion molecule A-like isoform X2 codes for MPSNPKTSEKFRNSSYTIDTKTGVLTIEPVTSFDTGDYFCEAQNNVGTAQKSEVIHLEATEVNVGGIVAAVVVLLIVLALVAFGIWFAYRRGFFSKRRE; via the exons ATGCCCTCCAATCCCAAGACCAGTGAGAAATTCAGGAACTCCTCCTACACGATCGATACCAAGACAGGAGTGCTG ACAATTGAGCCCGTAACCAGCTTCGACACGGGGGATTATTTTTGCGAGGCTCAGAACAACGTTGGGACTGCTCAGAAATCTGAAGTCATTCACTTGGAAGCCA ctgaagtcaatgtgggCGGTATTGTGGCAGCTGTGGTCGTGCTGCTAATCGTGCTGGCACTGGTTGCCTTCGGTATCTGGTTCGCCTACCGTCGTGGCTTTTTCAGCA agagaagagagtaa
- the LOC116834316 gene encoding junctional adhesion molecule A-like isoform X1, whose protein sequence is MPSNPKTSEKFRNSSYTIDTKTGVLTIEPVTSFDTGDYFCEAQNNVGTAQKSEVIHLEATEVNVGGIVAAVVVLLIVLALVAFGIWFAYRRGFFSSNSTNKQVIYSQPSNRSDGEFKQTSSFLV, encoded by the exons ATGCCCTCCAATCCCAAGACCAGTGAGAAATTCAGGAACTCCTCCTACACGATCGATACCAAGACAGGAGTGCTG ACAATTGAGCCCGTAACCAGCTTCGACACGGGGGATTATTTTTGCGAGGCTCAGAACAACGTTGGGACTGCTCAGAAATCTGAAGTCATTCACTTGGAAGCCA ctgaagtcaatgtgggCGGTATTGTGGCAGCTGTGGTCGTGCTGCTAATCGTGCTGGCACTGGTTGCCTTCGGTATCTGGTTCGCCTACCGTCGTGGCTTTTTCAGCAGTAA CAGCACCAATAAGCAAGTTATCTACAGCCAGCCGTCCAACCGGAGTGAC